The following are encoded in a window of Vigna unguiculata cultivar IT97K-499-35 chromosome 8, ASM411807v1, whole genome shotgun sequence genomic DNA:
- the LOC114194414 gene encoding U-box domain-containing protein 6: MANFHRNNVENVVLGHHRSKSTSVAGGHFRLWHSLSTASFRRLVFDAVSCGASSRYAERSDTSSEKHHHQAKQQHRHKTKLNNAKSEKLSDLLNLAEVEADAETRKKEDKLEELKSLVKELHEEEEKEEESMTRRREAAWKVRLLAKEDLEVRGTLAMLGAIPPLVAMLDESKNDVDLLVASLYALLNLGIGNDANKAAIVKVGSVEKMLKLIESPDGVDSSVSEAIVANFLGLSALDSNKPIIGSSASISFLVRTLQSLDDKSSSQAKQDALRALYNLSIYPANVAFVLETDLVLFLVNSIGDMEVTERALAILSNLVSTREGRKAISAVQDSIPILVDVLNWTDSPECQEKASYILMVMAHKSYGDKQAMIEAGVASSLLELSLLGSTLAQKRASRILEILRVDKGKQISGSYGLGAAVSAPICGSSSAKPDDGGRECYDEEEDMMSEEKKAVKQLVQQSLQNNMRKIVKRANLPHDIVPSDHFKSLTSSSTSKSLPF; the protein is encoded by the exons ATGGCAAACTTCCACCGTAACAACGTCGAGAACGTGGTCCTCGGTCACCACCGTTCCAAGAGCACCTCCGTCGCCGGTGGCCACTTCCGCCTATGGCACTCCCTCTCCACCGCCTCCTTCCGCCGCCTGGTCTTCGATGCCGTCAGCTGCGGCGCTAGCTCCCGCTACGCAGAGAGATCGGACACGTCCTCCGAGAAACACCACCACCAAGCGAAACAACAGCACCGGCACAAGACGAAGCTGAATAACGCAAAGTCGGAGAAGCTCTCGGATCTGCTGAACCTCGCGGAGGTCGAAGCTGATGCGGAAACGAGGAAGAAAGAGGACAAACTCGAGGAGCTGAAAAGCCTAGTGAAGGAGCTTCATGAggaggaagagaaagaagaagaatcaaTGACGCGGAGAAGAGAAGCTGCTTGGAAGGTGAGGTTGCTAGCCAAAGAGGATTTGGAAGTTAGAGGGACGCTCGCGATGCTTGGAGCTATTCCTCCTCTCGTCGCAATGCTTGATGAATCCAAAAACGACGTCGATTTGCTCGTTGCTTCTCTCTACGCGCTGCTCAACCTCGGAATTGGAAACGACGC GAATAAAGCAGCTATTGTGAAAGTTGGGTCAGTTGAGAAGATGCTGAAGCTGATTGAGTCTCCAGATGGTGTAGATTCTTCGGTTTCTGAAGCAATTGTTGCGAATTTCCTTGGACTTAGTGCGTTGGATTCGAATAAGCCCATAATTGGGTCTTCGGCTTCAATTTCTTTCTTAGTTAGAACCCTTCAGAGTTTAGATGACAAGAGTAGTTCCCAAGCCAAGCAAGATGCTCTACGGGCATTGTACAATCTTTCGATCTACCCAGCCAATGTTGCATTCGTTTTGGAAACAGATTTAGTTCTGTTTCTGGTGAACTCAATAGGGGACATGGAGGTAACTGAAAGAGCCCTTGCGATTCTCAGCAACTTGGTGTCGACCCGAGAGGGTAGGAAGGCGATTAGCGCAGTGCAAGATTCGATTCCGATCCTGGTGGATGTGTTGAATTGGACAGATTCGCCAGAATGCCAGGAGAAGGCGTCCTACATTTTGATGGTTATGGCACACAAGTCTTATGGGGACAAACAGGCCATGATTGAGGCAGGGGTTGCGTCATCACTGCTTGAGTTGTCCCTTTTGGGTTCCACATTGGCTCAGAAAAGGGCTTCAAGGATACTAGAAATTTTGAGGGTTGACAAAGGGAAACAGATTTCTGGGAGCTATGGCTTGGGTGCTGCCGTCTCTGCCCCTATTTGCGGCTCTTCGTCCGCGAAGCCGGATGACGGAGGGAGGGAGTGTTATGACGAGGAGGAAGATATGATGAGTGAGGAAAAGAAAGCAGTGAAGCAACTAGTCCAACAGAGTTTGCAGAACAACATGAGGAAAATTGTGAAAAGGGCCAATTTGCCTCACGATATTGTACCATCGGATCATTTTAAGTCACTCACATCAAGTTCTACTTCGAAGAGCCTACCATTTTGA